A part of Candidatus Babeliaceae bacterium genomic DNA contains:
- a CDS encoding methyltransferase domain-containing protein, which produces MIKKIVIIIIGAASICSAEEQYQDILVNNVVVSQGARECASRYEALKPLFKKYKRPFTVLDIGASQGYFTLRTAWDFPQAVGIMIEGNYSSDWHTSQNLLKICKKNTELSNIIFLNTHLTVEALERLADCEHFDVVLAFNIIHHFGKEWERAAQAIFRLGDFTIVESPPSHDKVFAQNHEVKALEEFLEDKNGVVIAKTPRHTDPSALALMRLYTTPKKEINYKHWFYGDSSAVGKIHYNIESTFEEKKFIKKNAEHRIERPWVPGINFITFKTLNGLWPDKEAVVSELLTFKNLEHGDLLPWNVIIRGRRLTAIDDDEGYFYNPSKCLLQTIGFSLLSAFEDVKNYILYELYPQVGAIIQSSSQVRSILTPVSYGELIDKITILEIKKSKTTDVKKLKNIETELAALLKVLNEHIQITPEVQVVINELRSVNYILWDVEDQLREREKMQLFDDEFVQLARKVYFTNDYRAVLKRKLNDVLGSDIIEEKIYAEYVKLILDEFKNPASCLNASSCKNTICSVLGCVLQEQSTHDV; this is translated from the coding sequence ATGATTAAAAAAATAGTAATTATTATAATTGGCGCTGCATCAATATGCAGCGCCGAAGAACAGTATCAAGATATTTTAGTTAATAATGTTGTGGTGAGTCAGGGCGCTCGTGAATGCGCTTCGCGTTATGAAGCGCTTAAGCCACTTTTTAAAAAATATAAAAGACCATTTACTGTCCTTGATATAGGCGCATCTCAGGGGTATTTTACGTTGCGAACCGCATGGGATTTTCCTCAGGCTGTAGGGATTATGATTGAGGGTAACTATTCGTCAGATTGGCATACTTCCCAAAACTTGTTGAAAATTTGTAAAAAAAACACAGAGCTTTCTAATATTATTTTTCTAAATACCCATCTCACGGTAGAAGCTCTTGAACGACTGGCAGATTGCGAGCATTTTGATGTAGTTCTTGCATTTAATATTATTCACCATTTTGGCAAAGAGTGGGAGCGCGCTGCGCAGGCTATATTTAGGTTGGGTGATTTTACTATTGTAGAATCTCCACCATCGCATGATAAAGTGTTTGCTCAAAATCATGAAGTAAAAGCGTTAGAAGAATTTCTCGAAGATAAAAATGGCGTTGTTATCGCAAAAACCCCTCGACATACCGACCCTTCTGCGTTAGCTCTTATGAGGCTATATACAACACCTAAGAAAGAAATAAATTATAAGCACTGGTTTTATGGAGATTCTTCTGCAGTAGGTAAAATACATTATAATATTGAGAGCACGTTTGAAGAAAAAAAATTTATTAAAAAAAATGCTGAACATCGTATTGAGCGACCATGGGTTCCTGGCATTAATTTTATTACGTTTAAAACGCTCAATGGGTTATGGCCTGATAAAGAAGCTGTTGTTTCAGAATTACTAACATTTAAAAATTTAGAGCATGGCGATCTTTTGCCATGGAATGTTATTATTCGCGGTAGGCGTCTTACGGCAATAGATGATGATGAAGGTTATTTTTATAATCCATCAAAGTGCCTGTTGCAGACTATAGGCTTTTCTTTATTGTCCGCGTTTGAGGATGTGAAAAATTATATATTATATGAGTTGTATCCTCAGGTTGGCGCTATTATTCAATCGAGCTCTCAAGTAAGATCTATATTGACTCCAGTTTCTTATGGCGAGCTCATCGATAAAATTACGATTTTGGAAATTAAAAAATCAAAAACAACTGATGTTAAAAAATTAAAAAATATTGAAACAGAGCTCGCAGCGTTACTTAAAGTGCTGAATGAGCACATACAAATAACGCCAGAGGTGCAAGTAGTTATTAATGAGTTGCGATCGGTGAATTATATTTTGTGGGATGTTGAAGATCAGTTGCGTGAACGAGAAAAAATGCAGCTTTTTGATGATGAGTTTGTTCAACTTGCACGCAAAGTATATTTTACTAATGATTATAGAGCGGTGCTTAAAAGAAAATTAAATGATGTATTGGGCTCTGATATTATCGAAGAAAAAATTTATGCAGAATACGTAAAATTAATTCTTGATGAGTTTAAAAACCCAGCTTCGTGTCTTAACGCTTCGTCATGTAAAAATACCATATGCTCTGTTTTGGGTTGTGTGTTGCAGGAACAGTCTACGCACGATGTGTAA
- the murC gene encoding UDP-N-acetylmuramate--L-alanine ligase, with translation MYNKKAHIHFIGIGGIGMSGIATILHYQGYTISGCDLDLEQKSIENLRALGCQIYKGNNTAHCHDASINILVYSSAIKPHDPEIVAAQQRGIPTISRALMLAELMRTKYSIAIAGAHGKTTTTSLISHILIEAHKDPTVIIGGHLKNISTNARFGKGDFLVAEADESDKSFLHLYPTLAVVTNIDLEHLDVYTDLADIQKAFLHFLSNIPFYGKAIVCYDDSNLQKILPLPHIKTVSYGLNPAADIYATDIVLEKDYSTFSVWLKNNNQALGTITLAMPGKHNILNALAALAITRDIGIPFNEIAHALANFKGIERRFSHKGTSYHGAEIFDDYGHHPTEIYNTLLVARKKAHNKLIVVFQPHRYTRTQALWKDFLQVFATSSIDHLIITDIYAASESPIDTITSQRLVEELRSCNPTCTVSYEPLEDAFVSIKNNVDAVMHEGDLLLLLGAGKVNKLAHYLV, from the coding sequence ATGTACAATAAAAAAGCGCATATTCATTTTATAGGCATTGGTGGTATCGGCATGAGCGGCATTGCGACCATTCTGCATTATCAAGGTTATACAATCTCCGGATGTGATCTAGATTTGGAGCAAAAAAGTATCGAAAATTTGCGTGCGTTGGGGTGCCAGATTTATAAAGGGAATAATACGGCACATTGCCATGATGCCTCGATTAATATTCTTGTCTACTCATCCGCTATAAAACCACACGACCCAGAAATTGTAGCTGCACAGCAGCGGGGAATACCTACCATTTCGCGTGCGCTCATGCTGGCAGAGCTTATGCGCACCAAGTACAGTATCGCCATAGCCGGAGCACATGGAAAAACCACCACCACGTCATTAATTTCTCATATTCTTATCGAAGCGCACAAAGATCCAACAGTCATTATCGGCGGGCACTTAAAAAATATTTCTACCAATGCGCGTTTTGGTAAAGGTGACTTTTTGGTTGCAGAGGCTGATGAAAGCGATAAATCTTTTTTACATTTGTATCCAACGCTGGCAGTCGTCACCAACATAGATTTAGAACATCTTGATGTATATACAGATTTAGCTGATATACAAAAAGCCTTTTTACACTTTTTGAGTAATATCCCATTCTATGGCAAAGCCATTGTCTGTTACGACGACAGTAATTTACAAAAAATTCTACCCCTACCCCACATAAAAACCGTCAGCTACGGCCTTAACCCCGCTGCCGATATATATGCCACAGATATAGTGTTAGAAAAAGATTATTCTACGTTTTCTGTATGGTTAAAAAACAACAACCAAGCATTGGGTACTATTACGCTCGCCATGCCTGGCAAACACAATATTCTTAATGCGCTTGCCGCTCTTGCAATAACGCGTGATATTGGAATACCGTTTAATGAAATTGCGCATGCATTGGCCAATTTTAAGGGCATAGAGAGACGTTTTAGTCACAAGGGAACATCGTATCACGGCGCGGAAATTTTTGATGACTATGGGCATCATCCGACCGAAATTTATAATACGCTGCTGGTCGCCCGCAAAAAAGCACATAATAAATTAATTGTTGTTTTTCAGCCACATCGTTACACGCGTACACAGGCTTTATGGAAAGACTTTTTGCAGGTATTCGCTACAAGCTCTATCGATCATTTAATTATTACCGATATTTACGCCGCGAGCGAATCTCCTATAGATACGATAACCAGTCAACGCTTGGTAGAAGAACTACGATCATGCAATCCAACGTGCACCGTCTCATATGAACCATTAGAAGACGCGTTTGTCTCTATTAAAAACAATGTAGATGCGGTGATGCATGAAGGTGATCTGTTACTTTTACTTGGCGCGGGAAAAGTAAATAAACTCGCGCATT
- a CDS encoding WD40 repeat domain-containing protein, with the protein MQLLYILLLCVSGVLHSMESVLDDVAPVALEGAYYHSDLQNKFETHSSYFLEHAGFLSKEIRDDLQKIDPKALQMYRPIMYLQGMRNQNSNEYKKGDNFLQTTIKESVEYKGESLKGEITQIDAFLENAKKLSITFRVLQDRGTEEERKCMLDLEADAKGTCLAINKFSKEIFVGCEDGNIHIYKCANRLFTYATKLTKQHQKALVALKVHFGDAGLISKSQDSEIYIWNLLNLTPYLKIGKTAHGKDYLFERAIVQSHVFKSNVSSFLDADAIYTIPLSWLRGNPGLNLSQHCYAYHVEKLAQLKKPCTTGLAGHIEQENNANNNMLNSLYNMPIMHTFEPEVTAAFKKHIELRAAELGCKVQDTTFAKP; encoded by the coding sequence ATGCAATTGTTATATATACTCCTACTCTGCGTGAGCGGTGTGTTACATTCGATGGAATCAGTGTTGGATGATGTAGCGCCCGTCGCTCTTGAAGGAGCTTATTATCATTCAGATTTGCAAAATAAATTTGAAACTCACAGCTCATATTTTCTTGAACATGCAGGATTTTTGTCGAAAGAGATTCGAGACGATTTGCAAAAAATAGATCCTAAGGCTTTACAGATGTATCGGCCTATTATGTACTTGCAGGGGATGCGTAATCAAAATTCTAATGAATACAAAAAGGGAGATAATTTTCTTCAGACGACTATAAAAGAATCTGTTGAATATAAGGGAGAATCTTTAAAAGGTGAAATAACTCAAATAGATGCTTTTTTGGAGAATGCAAAAAAATTGAGTATTACGTTTAGAGTGTTGCAAGATCGTGGAACTGAAGAAGAGAGAAAGTGCATGCTTGATTTAGAGGCCGACGCGAAGGGAACATGTTTGGCCATTAATAAATTTAGTAAAGAAATTTTTGTTGGTTGTGAAGATGGCAACATACATATTTATAAGTGTGCAAATCGTCTCTTTACGTATGCGACTAAGTTGACCAAGCAGCATCAAAAAGCTCTTGTGGCTCTTAAAGTCCATTTTGGAGATGCGGGACTCATTTCTAAATCACAAGATAGCGAGATATACATTTGGAACCTTCTAAATTTAACTCCCTATCTTAAAATAGGCAAAACTGCTCACGGTAAAGATTATCTATTTGAGCGTGCAATTGTTCAGTCGCATGTATTCAAGAGTAACGTTAGTTCATTTCTTGATGCTGACGCGATATATACTATCCCTCTTTCTTGGTTGCGTGGCAACCCGGGTCTTAATCTTTCTCAACACTGTTATGCGTATCATGTAGAAAAGCTCGCTCAGTTAAAAAAGCCATGCACAACCGGTTTGGCTGGGCATATAGAGCAGGAAAATAATGCGAATAATAATATGCTGAATTCGCTGTATAACATGCCTATCATGCATACCTTTGAGCCTGAAGTAACTGCAGCATTTAAGAAGCATATCGAATTGCGGGCGGCGGAGTTGGGTTGCAAAGTTCAGGACACTACTTTTGCAAAACCCTAA
- a CDS encoding tetratricopeptide repeat protein, whose amino-acid sequence MKSFNYCRFITICAVICSFGIGAVEHASKLSSYSPEDLYMLGKNKRMQGDYKRALPYFRAAFARDPQHRQAHIELATSYLACENFVRGFDLLHSYVSSSLPADKLWRGENLDGKSIAVYASHWGIGDDIMFSRYLRCLKEAGAHVTLVVPEKLQRLFTFNLHVDSIHVENLTVSIQADEIYFDGTSLLCRNAVDGFDYHAHIMSLPKLCKVRKANVPSEPYFAVDKKLYEKYKNICAQDNNFKVGICWYGAERRDAQLQQRSMNLHDLAPLLSQPGITFYSLQYGKAHAASNIIAFDDFDMSEGAFMDSIALMKNLDLVITIDTSVAHLAGALGVETWVMLPRAADWRYAAHDSECLWYPTMRLFKQPVAGDWQSVVNAIVDLLHNKQKRSL is encoded by the coding sequence ATGAAGTCGTTTAACTATTGTCGCTTTATAACTATATGTGCGGTAATATGCTCATTTGGCATTGGTGCTGTTGAGCATGCATCAAAATTATCGAGTTATTCTCCAGAAGATTTGTATATGCTGGGTAAAAATAAGCGCATGCAGGGTGATTATAAAAGAGCGTTGCCCTATTTTAGAGCTGCGTTTGCCCGAGATCCTCAACATAGACAGGCTCACATAGAGCTTGCAACATCATATCTAGCGTGCGAAAATTTTGTGCGCGGTTTTGATTTATTACATTCTTATGTTTCTTCTTCTTTGCCGGCAGATAAGTTGTGGCGCGGTGAAAACTTAGATGGAAAAAGTATTGCGGTATACGCATCGCATTGGGGTATTGGCGATGATATTATGTTTTCCCGTTACTTACGTTGTTTAAAAGAAGCGGGTGCTCATGTTACTCTTGTCGTGCCTGAAAAATTACAAAGACTTTTTACGTTCAATCTTCATGTTGATAGTATACATGTTGAAAATTTAACGGTTTCTATTCAAGCCGATGAAATTTATTTTGATGGAACAAGCTTATTGTGCCGCAATGCCGTTGATGGGTTTGATTATCATGCGCATATTATGAGCTTGCCAAAATTATGCAAAGTTCGTAAGGCTAATGTCCCGAGTGAGCCATATTTTGCTGTAGATAAAAAATTGTATGAAAAATACAAAAATATTTGTGCACAGGATAATAATTTTAAAGTTGGTATTTGTTGGTATGGCGCAGAGCGGCGTGATGCGCAATTGCAACAGCGCTCTATGAATTTACATGATTTGGCGCCATTATTATCGCAACCGGGCATTACTTTTTATAGCCTGCAGTATGGTAAAGCGCATGCAGCATCAAACATAATTGCCTTTGATGATTTTGATATGTCAGAAGGAGCATTTATGGATTCTATTGCTCTTATGAAAAATTTGGATCTTGTTATTACGATTGATACGTCAGTGGCGCATCTTGCAGGAGCTTTGGGCGTTGAAACATGGGTTATGCTTCCGCGTGCTGCTGACTGGCGATACGCTGCGCATGATTCTGAGTGTTTATGGTACCCAACAATGCGTTTATTTAAACAGCCGGTTGCTGGTGATTGGCAATCTGTTGTGAATGCTATAGTCGACTTGTTGCATAATAAGCAAAAGAGAAGTTTATAA
- a CDS encoding UvrD-helicase domain-containing protein, producing MIESYKNKFNIFFSDSLNNEQQQVVSQASGVLLVHAGAGSGKTRVITARMTHLILNDGYDPASIIAVTFTNKAAREMKERIVSFLPHGSAIPFVGTFHSYCLRLLKSYNRFLSVPDFSILDHADQEKLIKNLLTRYGVHKKLTPKNVLYAISQLKNEAVTGVVMPLFADPLMKQIFMAYEQEKAHSHCYDFDDLLVETVKLFKTHPDFKRSYQQSIKHVLIDEYQDTNQVQHALLKEIAFDHDKKFVLDSLCVVGDEDQSIYSWRGATVANIINFKHDFPQAISVAIEQNYRSVQPILDAANVVIHNNMQRKNKKLWSHKKAHDRVRVLACTSGYQEAEAAALCAKSMRAKKISLQSLAILYRSHYQSRALEEALIRNSIPYKIIGGIQFYERQEIKDLLAYMRLVVNPYDRVSLMRIINVPARGFGEKFQELLFSCWDNEPFLSFQGVIQRMIEQQLVTGARLDALKKFSEIFVGLSGADAATMVLERIINKIDYFSYLKDAHDPEDATTKTDNVKELVNAIQAMEERTPSLSLNDFLDEVALLQEHMAQEDVHEYVRLMTLHGAKGLEFNTVILAGLEEGILPSSHSLMSPEGIEEERRLLYVGITRACERLLITHARYRYTYGSMTDQRPSRFLEEVEASDCKFNEALQWGSSQISYYFDQWLAQDNNRHDVGVASVVVESKIPSSNVQHVRPAWRAAQVVNHATFGIGVIQKIEQKTEGTVFLTVKFSNGTKKLDARFVTSAGR from the coding sequence ATGATAGAATCTTACAAAAATAAATTTAATATATTTTTTTCCGACAGCCTTAATAATGAACAACAGCAGGTTGTATCACAGGCCTCAGGTGTGTTGCTTGTGCACGCAGGTGCGGGCTCTGGCAAGACTCGTGTTATCACCGCGCGCATGACGCATCTTATTCTTAATGATGGTTATGATCCTGCTTCTATTATTGCCGTTACGTTTACTAATAAAGCGGCGCGAGAAATGAAAGAACGGATCGTTTCTTTTTTGCCGCATGGGAGTGCGATTCCATTTGTAGGTACGTTTCACTCGTACTGCTTACGATTATTAAAAAGTTATAATCGTTTTTTGTCGGTCCCCGATTTTTCTATTTTGGATCATGCTGATCAAGAAAAATTAATAAAAAATTTATTAACACGTTACGGCGTGCATAAAAAATTAACGCCAAAAAATGTCTTGTATGCCATATCGCAGTTAAAGAATGAAGCAGTAACTGGTGTTGTTATGCCACTTTTTGCTGACCCACTCATGAAACAGATTTTTATGGCATATGAACAAGAAAAGGCGCATTCGCACTGTTATGATTTTGACGATCTTCTTGTGGAAACAGTAAAGCTTTTTAAGACTCATCCAGATTTTAAACGTTCTTATCAACAATCTATTAAGCATGTACTTATCGATGAGTACCAAGATACTAATCAGGTACAGCACGCATTACTTAAAGAAATTGCGTTTGATCATGATAAAAAATTTGTCTTAGATTCTTTATGCGTTGTGGGCGATGAAGATCAATCGATTTATTCTTGGCGCGGAGCGACAGTCGCTAATATTATTAATTTTAAGCACGATTTTCCTCAAGCCATATCTGTAGCAATAGAACAGAATTATCGTTCAGTTCAGCCAATTTTGGATGCCGCAAACGTTGTAATTCATAATAATATGCAGCGAAAAAATAAAAAATTATGGTCCCATAAAAAAGCTCATGATCGAGTCAGGGTGTTGGCGTGTACATCGGGCTATCAAGAAGCAGAGGCTGCAGCTTTGTGTGCAAAGAGTATGCGAGCAAAAAAAATATCATTACAATCTCTGGCAATATTATATCGGTCCCATTACCAATCTCGTGCATTAGAAGAAGCGCTTATTCGCAATAGTATTCCCTATAAAATTATTGGCGGTATTCAGTTTTATGAGCGGCAAGAAATTAAAGATTTATTAGCATATATGCGTCTTGTGGTAAATCCATACGATCGCGTATCCTTGATGCGCATTATTAATGTACCGGCACGTGGGTTTGGTGAGAAATTTCAGGAGCTTTTGTTTAGTTGTTGGGATAACGAGCCATTTTTATCATTTCAGGGCGTTATTCAAAGAATGATTGAGCAACAACTTGTTACCGGTGCAAGGCTTGATGCGCTTAAAAAGTTTTCAGAAATTTTTGTAGGGCTTTCTGGCGCAGATGCTGCAACGATGGTATTGGAACGTATTATTAATAAAATAGACTATTTTTCTTATCTTAAAGATGCGCATGATCCTGAGGATGCGACTACAAAAACGGATAACGTTAAAGAATTGGTTAATGCCATTCAAGCAATGGAAGAGCGTACGCCTTCATTATCATTGAATGACTTTTTGGATGAAGTTGCTTTATTGCAAGAGCATATGGCGCAAGAAGATGTTCATGAATATGTTCGTCTGATGACGTTGCATGGGGCAAAGGGGCTTGAATTTAATACGGTTATTTTGGCGGGGCTGGAAGAGGGTATTTTGCCGAGCAGCCATTCGTTAATGAGCCCAGAGGGAATAGAAGAAGAGCGTAGATTGTTATACGTTGGCATCACGCGTGCTTGTGAGCGATTATTGATTACTCATGCGCGATATCGTTATACGTATGGATCAATGACTGATCAACGACCCTCGCGTTTCTTGGAAGAAGTAGAAGCTTCGGATTGTAAATTTAATGAGGCGTTGCAGTGGGGCTCATCTCAAATTTCTTATTATTTTGATCAGTGGTTAGCTCAAGATAATAATCGACATGATGTTGGCGTTGCATCAGTTGTTGTTGAAAGTAAAATTCCATCAAGCAATGTACAGCATGTAAGGCCTGCATGGCGTGCGGCTCAAGTGGTTAATCATGCTACGTTTGGGATAGGCGTTATTCAAAAGATTGAGCAGAAGACAGAAGGAACGGTGTTTTTGACGGTTAAATTTAGTAACGGTACAAAAAAACTTGACGCTCGTTTTGTAACAAGTGCCGGTCGTTAA
- the hflX gene encoding GTPase HflX — MSKNNGTLTALRAKTLIVGIHSPNNYTSNIQSYFEEFKNLVSSNGIVPEAELFIKLRSIDPAHFVTKGKLEEIQKICTEKKIEEVVFSEPLSAQQERNLSEVLQARVFDRTQLILEIFEKGAQSAEGKTQVGLAMLQHQKARLAGRGISMSQQAGSIGTRGPGETQKEKETQHLEHLMVKLRRDLDKLAAVRMTQRKKRLSSSLPLICLIGYTNAGKSTILNALTHAQVSAANRLFETLDTTTRELFVGGKKIALLSDTVGFIQQLPHTLIEAFKSTLSELTYAHLLLLVIDSADADWELHIKVVYSVLSELNVDKPVVYVFNKIDMVADREAFERAVQKYNPHVLISANSEQGIEPLVTFLQNWKFSA; from the coding sequence ATGTCAAAAAACAACGGTACGTTAACAGCTTTGCGGGCGAAGACTTTAATAGTTGGAATACATTCTCCCAATAACTATACGAGCAATATTCAGTCTTACTTTGAAGAATTTAAAAATTTGGTCAGTTCCAATGGGATTGTTCCTGAGGCGGAGCTTTTTATCAAGCTCAGGTCTATTGACCCTGCCCATTTTGTTACCAAAGGTAAGCTAGAAGAAATCCAAAAAATATGTACCGAAAAGAAAATTGAAGAAGTCGTTTTTTCTGAACCGCTGTCTGCTCAACAAGAACGTAATTTGAGTGAAGTTCTTCAAGCGCGTGTTTTTGACCGCACCCAATTGATTTTAGAAATTTTTGAAAAAGGCGCGCAGTCGGCCGAAGGTAAAACTCAGGTTGGTTTGGCGATGCTCCAGCACCAAAAAGCTCGGTTAGCCGGTCGTGGTATTTCTATGTCTCAACAGGCGGGAAGTATCGGTACGCGCGGTCCTGGTGAAACGCAAAAAGAGAAAGAAACGCAGCATCTTGAACACTTGATGGTCAAGTTACGCCGCGACCTTGATAAATTGGCTGCTGTCCGCATGACACAACGCAAAAAAAGACTTTCAAGTTCATTGCCGCTCATATGTTTGATCGGGTACACCAATGCTGGCAAATCAACCATTCTTAATGCATTAACGCATGCTCAGGTAAGTGCTGCAAACAGATTGTTTGAAACACTTGATACAACAACGCGTGAGTTATTTGTTGGCGGTAAAAAAATTGCGCTTCTTTCTGACACGGTTGGCTTTATACAACAATTACCCCACACCTTGATAGAAGCATTTAAATCGACCCTCTCTGAATTAACATATGCACATCTTTTGTTATTAGTTATTGATAGCGCTGATGCTGATTGGGAATTGCATATTAAAGTAGTGTATTCGGTGCTTTCTGAATTGAATGTTGATAAGCCGGTCGTATATGTTTTTAATAAAATTGATATGGTTGCGGATCGCGAAGCTTTTGAGCGCGCGGTGCAAAAATACAATCCCCATGTACTGATATCTGCCAACAGCGAGCAGGGTATCGAACCGCTTGTTACGTTCCTCCAAAATTGGAAATTTTCCGCATAA